The Streptomyces sp. NBC_00162 genome window below encodes:
- a CDS encoding MFS transporter produces the protein MASDTVTETADAGTGEEEKARRATVWGTFREAPLPVKTVLAGVLVNRLSGFLQVFLVLFLTAKGYSDGSTVLALGVYGAGAVAGSLIGGTLADRMGVRNATVVSMGSTSVLTAALLYVPSFPALLAAIALVSLGSQLFRPASATLLAELTAENRQVMIFAMYRFGLNLGATAAPLVGFALYNAGGHGYTLLFWGEAVIALVYAVFAWATLPARVGAAPAGAAADPDGAPGGYAAVIRDRRYLLYLIAAFCHAAVYMQYLSTLPLYMKDEGLALFWYTFAVSLNGFIVIAFELLLTKLSQEWPLKVTIGLGFALVGAGVAFYGLPIGPAAVIVGTLIWSIGEIVGGPAVFAYPATAGPARLRSRYIGSFQFMFGLGTAVGPMIGSWLFLRLDGLVWPVVAMGSLLATVFGLIAVRRPEPSPARTASPAQAPSPAQV, from the coding sequence ATGGCCTCTGACACCGTCACCGAGACTGCGGACGCCGGCACCGGCGAGGAGGAGAAGGCGCGACGGGCCACCGTCTGGGGCACCTTCCGCGAGGCCCCGCTCCCGGTGAAGACCGTCCTCGCCGGGGTCCTGGTCAACCGCCTCAGCGGCTTCCTCCAGGTCTTCCTCGTCCTGTTCCTCACCGCCAAGGGCTACTCCGACGGCAGCACCGTCCTGGCCCTCGGCGTCTACGGGGCGGGTGCCGTCGCCGGCTCGCTGATCGGCGGCACCCTGGCGGACCGGATGGGCGTACGCAACGCCACGGTCGTCTCGATGGGCAGCACCAGCGTGCTCACCGCCGCTCTGCTCTACGTGCCGAGCTTCCCGGCGCTGCTCGCCGCGATCGCCCTGGTGAGCCTCGGCTCGCAGCTCTTCCGGCCGGCTTCGGCGACACTGCTGGCCGAACTGACCGCCGAGAACCGGCAGGTCATGATCTTCGCGATGTACCGTTTCGGCCTCAACCTGGGCGCGACGGCCGCACCGCTGGTCGGCTTCGCCCTCTACAACGCGGGCGGCCACGGGTACACCCTGCTGTTCTGGGGCGAGGCCGTGATCGCCCTGGTGTACGCGGTGTTCGCGTGGGCGACACTGCCGGCCCGGGTCGGTGCCGCCCCGGCCGGTGCCGCGGCGGACCCGGACGGGGCGCCGGGCGGCTACGCGGCGGTGATCCGTGACCGGCGGTACCTGCTGTACCTGATCGCTGCCTTCTGCCACGCGGCCGTGTACATGCAGTACCTGTCCACTTTGCCGCTGTACATGAAGGACGAGGGGCTGGCGCTCTTCTGGTACACCTTCGCCGTCTCCCTCAACGGGTTCATCGTCATCGCCTTCGAGCTGCTGCTCACCAAGCTCTCGCAGGAGTGGCCGCTGAAGGTGACGATCGGTCTGGGATTCGCCCTGGTCGGTGCCGGCGTGGCCTTCTACGGTCTGCCCATCGGACCCGCCGCCGTGATCGTCGGCACGCTCATCTGGTCGATCGGCGAGATCGTCGGCGGCCCGGCGGTGTTCGCCTATCCGGCGACCGCGGGCCCGGCGCGGCTGCGCTCCCGGTACATCGGCAGCTTCCAGTTCATGTTCGGTCTGGGCACCGCCGTGGGTCCGATGATCGGCAGCTGGCTCTTCCTCCGGCTGGACGGTCTCGTCTGGCCCGTGGTGGCCATGGGGTCGCTGCTGGCGACGGTCTTCGGGCTGATCGCCGTACGCCGTCCCGAACCTTCGCCCGCCAGGACGGCGAGTCCGGCGCAGGCCCCGTCCCCCGCGCAGGTGTGA
- a CDS encoding NAD(P)/FAD-dependent oxidoreductase translates to MERVTIPPRQRQDPAAYDVAVVGGGVLGLSIAQEFLSREPQARVVVLERDAVGSGATRRSAGLHFPRGSSHRIREMAALSQERYAALKAARPELPIHSLDMTVVAPASAQARLEETYLPQARLRPVREVAGKTALLPEGTAAWEGDGCQYADVQALTQQLARDLRRTVEFREGVEVTAVTPGADSVELSLSTGVPLHAGQVVLAPGPWLAAPAWKDLVSPLGARVKKIVALHIEVPPSVGDRAVVFQDEDAFLLPYHERGHWLFSYTCQEWDVDPDTVATSLTPADRDAALAVLARYAPHLIEHCVSGRVFCDAYGPDFEPLVRPLTADGRVVFAGAASGSGYRLAPAIAAETAHLLFTPSPGKDDVS, encoded by the coding sequence ATGGAGCGCGTGACGATCCCGCCGCGGCAGCGGCAGGACCCGGCGGCGTACGACGTGGCGGTGGTCGGCGGCGGTGTCCTCGGCCTCAGCATCGCCCAGGAGTTCCTCTCCCGGGAGCCGCAGGCACGCGTGGTGGTCCTGGAGCGGGACGCGGTCGGCAGCGGTGCCACCCGCCGCTCGGCGGGTCTGCACTTCCCGCGTGGCTCCTCGCACCGGATCCGCGAGATGGCGGCCCTCAGCCAGGAGCGCTACGCGGCGCTCAAGGCGGCCCGCCCCGAACTGCCGATCCACAGCCTGGACATGACGGTGGTGGCACCTGCTTCGGCACAGGCGCGGCTGGAGGAGACCTACCTGCCGCAGGCGCGGCTGCGGCCCGTCCGGGAAGTGGCCGGCAAGACGGCCCTGCTGCCGGAGGGCACCGCCGCCTGGGAGGGCGACGGCTGCCAGTACGCGGACGTCCAGGCCCTCACCCAGCAGCTGGCACGCGATCTGCGCCGGACCGTGGAGTTCCGCGAGGGGGTCGAGGTCACCGCGGTGACACCCGGCGCCGACTCGGTGGAGCTCTCCCTGAGCACGGGCGTCCCGCTCCACGCCGGACAGGTGGTCCTGGCGCCTGGTCCCTGGCTCGCGGCCCCCGCGTGGAAGGATCTCGTATCCCCGCTCGGAGCCCGGGTGAAGAAGATCGTGGCCCTGCACATCGAGGTCCCGCCCTCCGTGGGCGACCGGGCGGTGGTCTTCCAGGACGAGGACGCCTTCCTGCTGCCGTACCACGAGCGCGGGCACTGGCTGTTCAGCTACACCTGCCAGGAATGGGATGTCGATCCGGACACCGTCGCGACGAGCCTGACCCCCGCCGACCGGGACGCGGCCCTCGCCGTCCTGGCCCGCTACGCACCCCACTTGATCGAGCACTGCGTCTCCGGGCGCGTCTTCTGCGACGCGTACGGCCCTGACTTCGAGCCGCTCGTCCGCCCGCTCACGGCCGACGGCCGAGTGGTGTTCGCGGGCGCCGCCAGTGGCTCCGGGTACCGGCTGGCCCCTGCCATCGCGGCGGAGACCGCGCATCTGCTCTTCACTCCGTCCCCCGGAAAGGACGACGTTTCGTGA
- a CDS encoding lysine N(6)-hydroxylase/L-ornithine N(5)-oxygenase family protein, with protein MNTNHVRPESDHYRCIGIGVGPANLSLASLLHGRPEVNNLFIDRKEAFGWHDNQQIPGATLQVSMFKDLVSLADPQSPFSFLSYLHDQGRVYHFLNAQFADVPRLEFRNYLAWASRRNPNVVFGETVQEVGFDEVFTLRTDRRTVTADNIVVGVGNQPWVPPQGTLGATQFHVNDYVEAARNLGGKRVVVVGGGQSGAEAFLDLISRSGTEMPRRVSWISRRRNYFPIDDSPFTNDYYMPSHSDYFYGLGPEARATFNAQHVLSSDGISESTLRDVYQAVYVHRFVEGNSDLVGLHPNRDVVAVEESPVGGWDLTVRHNDEPGAPAEHFDADVVVWATGFRPARMDFLAPIADRLERDGDELRIDEDFAVRWDGPADRSIFVQNAARGQRGLADPNLSLNAWRSRRIADRLCGVRTDEQLASFIEWSAKSPEASAAWSA; from the coding sequence ATGAACACCAATCACGTCCGTCCCGAGTCCGACCACTACCGCTGCATCGGCATCGGAGTGGGCCCCGCGAACCTGAGCCTGGCATCACTGCTCCACGGTCGCCCGGAGGTGAACAACCTCTTCATCGACCGGAAGGAAGCCTTCGGCTGGCACGACAACCAGCAGATACCCGGCGCCACCCTGCAGGTCTCGATGTTCAAGGACCTGGTCAGCCTCGCCGACCCGCAGAGCCCCTTCTCCTTCCTGTCCTACCTGCACGACCAGGGCCGGGTGTACCACTTCCTCAACGCCCAGTTCGCCGACGTACCGCGCCTGGAGTTCCGCAACTACCTGGCCTGGGCCTCCCGGCGCAACCCGAACGTCGTCTTCGGCGAGACGGTGCAGGAGGTCGGCTTCGACGAGGTCTTCACCCTGCGCACCGACCGTCGCACGGTGACGGCCGACAACATCGTCGTCGGCGTGGGCAACCAGCCCTGGGTCCCGCCGCAGGGCACGCTCGGTGCCACCCAGTTCCACGTCAACGACTACGTCGAGGCGGCCCGGAACCTGGGCGGCAAAAGGGTCGTCGTGGTCGGCGGCGGACAGTCCGGCGCCGAGGCGTTCCTGGACCTGATCTCCCGGTCCGGCACTGAAATGCCGCGCCGCGTCTCCTGGATCTCGCGCCGCCGCAACTACTTCCCGATCGACGACTCACCCTTCACCAACGACTACTACATGCCGTCCCACTCGGACTACTTCTACGGCCTGGGCCCGGAGGCCCGCGCCACCTTCAACGCCCAGCACGTCCTCAGCAGCGACGGCATCTCGGAGTCCACGCTGCGCGACGTCTACCAGGCCGTCTACGTCCACCGCTTCGTGGAGGGCAACAGCGACCTCGTCGGGCTGCACCCGAACCGCGACGTCGTCGCGGTCGAGGAGAGCCCCGTCGGAGGCTGGGACCTGACCGTCCGGCACAACGACGAACCCGGCGCCCCCGCCGAGCACTTCGACGCCGACGTCGTCGTCTGGGCAACCGGCTTCCGGCCGGCCCGGATGGACTTCCTCGCACCGATCGCGGACCGGCTGGAGCGCGACGGGGACGAGCTGCGCATCGACGAGGACTTCGCGGTGCGCTGGGACGGCCCGGCCGACCGCAGCATCTTCGTCCAGAACGCCGCGCGCGGGCAGCGCGGCCTGGCCGACCCCAACCTCAGCCTGAACGCCTGGCGCAGCCGGCGCATCGCGGACAGGCTGTGCGGGGTCCGTACCGACGAGCAGCTGGCGTCCTTCATCGAGTGGTCCGCCAAGTCCCCCGAGGCGAGCGCCGCATGGAGCGCGTGA
- a CDS encoding class I tRNA ligase family protein: MIINTYDDTVLSEAFGIDMSDIHGLGVGAGWGRVSPGTSSNSHQHDETEFFVIVSGRGEFVVDGERHPAAPGTVVLFEPFESHVLENIGDTDLVFLTQYWRDAGRALASALSAERKDFGDRPVFVFSTPPTPNGDLHLGHLSGPYLGADVYVRHQRLIGTKAWHLTGSDDYQSYVVAAAAADGVEPAEAAAHYSAEIAKTLELMDISLDQYTVTDTAPEYRSGLQDFFSRTVASGRVTVTEADALFDASSGRYLYEVDVKGDCPGCGSGAGGNICEQCGEPNVVTDLTDPVSALSPATPRRGPVSRWSLPLHEFREDLDAHHRLGRVPARLRELTDRLFRRPSLDIPVSHPSSWGVPPAEKDLDGQVIWVWPEMSYGFLYGIQALGARLGENWKAAEPEQDWKVVHFFGYDNSFYHSVLYPALYKLAFPNWAPDIDYHVNEFYLLEGQKFSTSRRHAIWGKEILGPDSVDAVRYFLSRTRPEAERTNFQRAAYEATLEDTLIGTWQAWLNDLGSRVAKHYGGAAPDAGTWTPEHSAFLGRLGNRLDAVSASLGSEGFSLNEAAAELDGIVNDTVRFSRKEGLLAETAGWESEARTAVALELAAARLLAQVAAPVMPRFAARVAEAISLPAPTAWPRTVELVAPGSEIRLADAVFFVPTGRPAPGATAGLRLADWLSELVRTLLQLPAGQEVAAHGLNALGTSSLQAVTLQYQILEALDVDVTLEELLDAEDVSALAALVEERAEDTAVTELVGAEAR, from the coding sequence GTGATCATCAACACCTATGACGACACCGTGCTCAGCGAGGCCTTCGGCATCGACATGAGCGATATCCATGGTCTGGGTGTCGGCGCCGGCTGGGGCCGGGTCTCTCCCGGCACCAGCTCCAACAGCCACCAGCACGACGAGACCGAGTTCTTCGTGATCGTCAGCGGACGGGGCGAGTTCGTCGTCGACGGCGAGCGCCACCCGGCCGCTCCCGGCACGGTCGTCCTCTTCGAGCCGTTCGAGTCCCACGTCCTGGAGAACATCGGGGACACCGACCTGGTCTTCCTCACCCAGTACTGGCGGGACGCCGGGCGCGCCCTGGCCTCGGCGCTCAGCGCCGAGCGCAAGGACTTCGGCGATCGCCCCGTGTTCGTCTTCTCCACACCGCCCACCCCCAACGGCGACCTGCACCTCGGCCATCTCTCCGGCCCCTACCTCGGCGCCGATGTCTACGTCCGCCACCAGCGGCTGATCGGCACCAAGGCCTGGCACCTGACCGGCAGCGACGACTACCAGAGCTATGTGGTCGCCGCGGCCGCCGCCGACGGCGTCGAGCCCGCCGAGGCCGCCGCCCACTACAGCGCCGAGATAGCCAAGACGCTCGAGCTGATGGACATCTCGCTCGACCAGTACACGGTCACCGACACCGCCCCGGAATACCGGTCCGGTCTGCAGGACTTCTTCTCCCGTACGGTCGCCTCGGGCCGGGTCACGGTCACCGAGGCCGACGCCCTGTTCGACGCCTCGAGCGGCCGGTACCTCTACGAGGTGGACGTCAAGGGCGACTGCCCCGGCTGCGGTTCGGGCGCCGGCGGCAACATCTGCGAGCAGTGCGGCGAGCCCAATGTCGTCACCGACCTGACCGACCCGGTCTCCGCCCTCTCCCCCGCCACTCCGCGCCGCGGCCCGGTCTCCCGCTGGTCGCTGCCGCTGCACGAGTTCCGCGAGGACCTCGACGCCCACCACCGCCTGGGCCGGGTCCCGGCCAGGCTGCGCGAGCTCACCGACCGCCTCTTCCGCCGCCCGAGCCTCGACATCCCGGTCAGCCACCCCTCCTCCTGGGGCGTTCCCCCGGCCGAGAAGGACCTGGACGGACAGGTCATCTGGGTGTGGCCCGAGATGTCCTACGGCTTCCTCTACGGCATCCAGGCCCTCGGCGCCCGCCTCGGAGAGAACTGGAAGGCCGCCGAGCCGGAGCAGGACTGGAAGGTCGTCCACTTCTTCGGCTACGACAACAGCTTCTACCACTCGGTGCTCTACCCGGCCCTGTACAAGCTGGCCTTCCCCAACTGGGCGCCGGACATCGACTACCACGTCAACGAGTTCTACCTGCTGGAGGGCCAGAAGTTCTCCACCAGCCGCCGGCACGCCATCTGGGGCAAGGAGATCCTCGGCCCGGACTCGGTCGACGCCGTCCGCTACTTCCTGTCCCGCACCCGCCCCGAGGCCGAGCGGACCAACTTCCAGCGTGCCGCGTACGAGGCGACCCTCGAAGACACCCTGATCGGCACCTGGCAGGCCTGGCTGAACGACCTCGGATCCCGGGTCGCCAAGCACTACGGCGGCGCAGCCCCCGACGCCGGTACCTGGACGCCGGAGCACTCCGCCTTCCTCGGCCGCCTCGGCAACCGCCTCGACGCCGTCTCCGCCAGCCTCGGTTCCGAGGGCTTCTCCCTCAACGAGGCCGCCGCCGAGCTCGACGGCATCGTCAACGACACCGTGCGGTTCTCCCGCAAGGAGGGCCTGCTCGCCGAGACCGCCGGCTGGGAGAGCGAAGCACGTACCGCCGTGGCCCTCGAACTGGCCGCGGCCCGGCTGCTCGCCCAGGTCGCCGCCCCGGTCATGCCCCGCTTCGCCGCCCGCGTGGCCGAGGCGATCTCGCTGCCTGCCCCCACCGCGTGGCCGCGTACGGTCGAACTCGTCGCCCCGGGCAGTGAGATCCGCCTGGCCGACGCCGTCTTCTTCGTCCCGACCGGCCGGCCGGCGCCCGGCGCCACCGCCGGCTTGCGCCTGGCCGACTGGCTGAGCGAGCTCGTACGGACCCTGCTGCAGCTGCCCGCCGGCCAAGAGGTCGCCGCACACGGCCTGAACGCTCTCGGCACCAGTTCACTGCAGGCCGTCACGCTGCAGTACCAGATCCTCGAGGCACTCGACGTGGACGTCACCCTCGAGGAGCTGCTCGACGCCGAGGACGTCTCCGCCCTCGCCGCCCTCGTGGAGGAGCGCGCCGAGGACACCGCCGTCACCGAGCTGGTCGGGGCGGAGGCCCGATGA